The stretch of DNA TAGGTCAGGACTATACAAGAACTGCGATATTCTAGAAATGATTAATTCATGTTCTGGAATCCCGATTCGGTTAAGAATTAATTAAATTTGTTTAATATTGAGCAGTTTTATTATTTAGAATTCAATTCCCCAATGTGGAATTCATAATTAAATACGGTATAATTATATAGATAATTTTTTGTAATAATGTCAGGTAAGAAAGTATTTAACGAAAAGTTTTTAATTAAGGAACTTATAGGAGGTAACAACAAAGCATTCCGTAAACTTTTTGATACATACCGTAATGATGTGTATGCATATAGTATAAGCATGCTTAAAACAAAAGTACTCGCAGAAGAAATTGTACAAGACGTATTCTTGAAAATTTGGCAGCATCGGGACCGATTAAACCCCGATTTATCTTTCAAGTCTTATGTTTTTACAATTACTAGAAATCTCACATTCAATCTTATAAGTAAAGTGGCTAATAATAGAAAACTTAAGGAAGAAGTATTTTACGAAAGCCAAGAATTCTATAATCCTATTGAAGATAAAATAGCAGAACATGATTATGAGATTATTAAAAACAATGCTATTGAACAGCTGCCACCGAAGCGCAAGATTATTTTTAAAATGTCTCGTAATGAAGGTAAAAGCTATGAAGAAATTAGTAAAGAGTTAAATATTTCAGTGAGTACAGTCAAGGGACAAATGAGCAAGGCTTTAGCAACTATTAAGGATTTCTTACAAACCCATGGTGATGTTACACTTTTAATCACACTTCTATCGTCTAGATGGTTAGAATAAATTCCATTTTTTTAAAAAAGTAAGTATCGAGTAGTACTTACACCAACCTCATCTGTATTATATACACATAAAGTATATCATGCATCCAAGTAATCACATTCAAAGCATCTTAAAAAAGTTTATTCTTAATAAATGCAACAAGCAAGAAATAGAAGAAGTCATTGCTTATATTCAAAGCCTCAAAGAATCTAGTCAGATACCTTCTGTAGAGGAGGTGTTAGAACTTCTTGATGAAAAACAGATAGTGGAGCTGGAGGTTGCAAACCGAATCCATGATGATATCCTAAAGATTTCAAAAAGACAAACCACAAAACCAACTAAAAAGAAAAATTATATTTGGCGCTATACAGCTGCTGCAATATTAGTAGGAATCCTAGCGACAAGCTATTTTTTTAGAGACAGCTTTTTTAATAATGATTTAGAAAGCTCAACTCCAATAATAGTAAATACTAACACCATAATACCTGGTACCGACAAAGCAACATTAACCTTAGAAGATGGTTCGGTAGTAGTATTAGAAAAAGGCAATACATTCAAAACTAAAAATGCTAGTAGTAATGGCGAAGAAATAGTTTATGAAGCAAGTAAAGATAAGTCAGTAGAAATAGCATATAACTATTTAACAATCCCAAGAGGAGGTCAATACCATGTAAAACTAGCAGATGGCACAGAAGTATGGCTTAATTCTGAAACACAATTAAAGTACCCTACATCTTTTATAGAAGGAGAAGAACGTAAAGTTGAACTCGTTTATGGTGAAGCATATTTTGATGTGTCTCATAGTATCAATCACAAAGGTTCAAAATTTAGAGTAATTAATAATGCCCAAGAAGTTGAAGTTTTAGGGACTGAATTTAATATAAAAGCTTATAAAGATGAGACCAGAATTTACACAACATTAGTGGAAGGCAAAGTGACTATAGATAATGGTATTTTAAAACAAAATTTAACTCCAAATCAACAGTCAAATTTGAATATTCTAAATAGTAGTATGACTATTGCTGTAGTTGATGTAGAAGGAGAAATTTCATGGAAAAGGGGCATTTTTAGCTTTAAAGGAAAACCATTAAAAGACATAATGAAAGTAATATCTAGATGGTACGATGTTGATGTAGT from Flavivirga spongiicola encodes:
- a CDS encoding RNA polymerase sigma factor, with translation MSGKKVFNEKFLIKELIGGNNKAFRKLFDTYRNDVYAYSISMLKTKVLAEEIVQDVFLKIWQHRDRLNPDLSFKSYVFTITRNLTFNLISKVANNRKLKEEVFYESQEFYNPIEDKIAEHDYEIIKNNAIEQLPPKRKIIFKMSRNEGKSYEEISKELNISVSTVKGQMSKALATIKDFLQTHGDVTLLITLLSSRWLE
- a CDS encoding FecR family protein, which gives rise to MHPSNHIQSILKKFILNKCNKQEIEEVIAYIQSLKESSQIPSVEEVLELLDEKQIVELEVANRIHDDILKISKRQTTKPTKKKNYIWRYTAAAILVGILATSYFFRDSFFNNDLESSTPIIVNTNTIIPGTDKATLTLEDGSVVVLEKGNTFKTKNASSNGEEIVYEASKDKSVEIAYNYLTIPRGGQYHVKLADGTEVWLNSETQLKYPTSFIEGEERKVELVYGEAYFDVSHSINHKGSKFRVINNAQEVEVLGTEFNIKAYKDETRIYTTLVEGKVTIDNGILKQNLTPNQQSNLNILNSSMTIAVVDVEGEISWKRGIFSFKGKPLKDIMKVISRWYDVDVVFVNKDLESVKFKGNLNKNQSIERILSIMLSSKLDKYEIKNKTILLK